From one Astatotilapia calliptera chromosome 10, fAstCal1.2, whole genome shotgun sequence genomic stretch:
- the xrra1 gene encoding X-ray radiation resistance-associated protein 1 — translation MDLAAVRMTSESYTADAGRSYPVNCFPAGTSHHRRRDGAGHWLAAYREAEEQKYRYQRRRTKAAYKKCESELADTSHGVTLDRAFLLQLHHVDRPSELCSLDISEQKLSSVKPEELEVFDNVAYINASINSLSLGSFSSFVSLRELNLSLNEVSDLMFDAAAFPLLEVLDLSYNCLSPDAIVSLGRLPRLKVLHLTANQLQRLPPNLGSSHQDPTQLPAKDEDTCFQALEVLMLDDNELTSGVFSSLKNLTRLKHLSLQGNCISEIPFMQLVGFSKPVQTATEEEEEEALAHSEPSDQYLTRISEIFRKHNWEQNRKESSLPLPALQYLNLADNKVAKEEALMAATLFPKLREIDIQFNPITTRRRGDPPLLAYMQERLGITIKQKKTPEVVKRPLKVSTEPKWKVDEKIPKVSKKLILLNPQIQAGKNEGKNSRNHTFHEKRKPFFLTQAADGPEFEFGLLPEDKETADSKERKQFDFLMDVEPNPRVLKLNGIQTAVRMLEHTLKNLHVYRDSKPKLDSIQTPYREREKRIKELPPLKPVKQLTERVEDMIKEIRESKTVKVVPLATTLQSRGVSKQEYKEALSLMRDMKRTYKMVHAKTMEQEAAIKSDRDSDQI, via the exons ATGGATTTGGCTGCAGTCAGGATGACTTCAGAGTCCTACACCGCTGACGCAGGGCGGAGCTATCCTGTAAATTGTTTCCCTGCCGGGACTTCACACCACAGAAGACGAGACG GTGCTGGGCACTGGCTTGCAGCTTACAGGGAGGCAGAGGAGCAAAAATACAGGTATCAACGTAGGAGAACAAAAGCAGCTTATAAAAAATGTGAGAGCGAGCTGGCTGATACTTCTCATGGAGTCACATTAGACAGAGCTTTCCTG ctccaGTTGCATCATGTTGACAGACCCTCTGAGCTCTGTTCTCTGGACATCAGCGAGCAGAAACTAAGCTCT GTCAAACCAGAAGAACTCGAGGTGTTTGATAACGTGGCTTACATCAACGCATCTATTAACTCCCTCTCTCTAG GATCTTTCAGTAGTTTTGTGTCTCTAAGAGAACTCAACCTGTCATTAAATGAGGTTAGCGACTTGATGTTTGATGCTGCTGCCTTCCCTCTTCTCGAG GTTCTGGATTTGTCCTACAACTGCTTATCACCTGATGCTATTGTTTCTCTCGGTCGGCTCCCACGTCTTAAGGTCCTTCATCTAACTGCAAATCAGCTTCAGCGTCTCCCTCCTAATCTGGGCTCCTCACACCAAGACCCCACTCAGCT GCCGGCTAAAGATGAAGACACATGCTTTCAAGCTCTAGAAGTCCTGATGCTTGATGATAATGAACTGACCTCTGGAGTCTTCAGCAGCCTTAAAAACCTAACGAG GCTAAAGCATTTAAGCCTACAGGGGAACTGCATTTCTGAAATACCGTTCATGCAACTGGTGGGTTTTTCCAAACCTGTGCAGACTGCcactgaagaagaggaggaagagg CACTCGCTCACTCGGAGCCTTCCGATCAGTATTTGACAAGAATCTCAGAG ATCTTTCGCAAACACAACTGGGAGCAGAACCGCAAAGAATCCAGTTTACCTCTTCCAGCGCTGCAGTACCTCAACCTAGCTGACAACAAG GTTGCTAAGGAGGAAGCACTGATGGCTGCCACTCTTTTCCCGAAGCTTCGTGAAATTGATATTCAGTTCAACCCCATAACCACGCGGAGGAGAG GAGATCCTCCCTTGCTGGCCTACATGCAGGAGAGACTTGGAATAACaataaagcagaagaaaacaccgGAGGTTGTGAAGCGCCCGCTGAAAGTGTCCACTGAACCAAAATGGAAG GTGGATGAAAAAATACCAAAGGTGTCAAAGAAGCTAATACTGCTGAATCCACAAATCCAGGCTGGCAAAAATGAaggcaaaaacagcagaaaccaCACCTtccatgaaaaaagaaaacccttcTTTCTTACTCAG GCAGCAGATGGACCTGAGTTTGAATTTGGTCTTCTTCCTGAAGACAAAGAAACTGCAGACAGCAAGGAGAGAAAGCAGTTTGATTTCTTGATGGATGTCGAACCGAACCCTCGTGTGCTCAAGCTCAATG GAATTCAAACAGCTGTTCGGATGCTGGAGCACACACTGAAGAATCTCCATGTTTACAGGGACTCGAAACCAAAGCTCGACAGCATCCAGACGCCGTACAGGGAGCGAGAGAAAAGG ATTAAGGAGCTGCCACCTCTGAAACCTGTGAAGCAGCTGACTGAAAGGGTAGAGGACATGATCAAAGAAATCAGAGagagtaaaacagtaaaagtggTCCCTTTAG CCACTACCCTACAAAGCAGAGGTGTCAGTAAGCAAGAATATAAGGAAGCTCTCTCGCTGATGAGGGACATGAAAAGAACATATAAGATGGTCCACGCGAAAACAATGGAGCAAGAAGCCGCCATCAAGTCTGACAGAGACTCTGACCAAATCTGA
- the LOC113030328 gene encoding sialidase-3: MGNTSSKGDSGEEPPKTTLFEREPSGITYRIPALVYLRHCHTFLAFAEKRSSPCDNDAKIFVMRRGTLKEDGSMQWSSSQELSSVCLPNHRTMNPCPVYEKNTKTLYLFFICVWGTTTEAKQILTGKNKTRLCYVSSRDDGQTWSQVTDLTDSVIGEAIHKWATFAVGPGHGVQLENGRLIIPAYAYYIPYRCCSFPIPCTVYPRALSVYSEDFGQTWHIGKMLRKKSCECEMAEIIDHEGRSHLYCNARNAGGHRCEALSENSGVYFDKPHMAPELVETRYGCQGSIIGFPAPEFVPNDDAESKACGTSLLSPDTQTWLLFMHPTSKSRRRDMGVYLNRSPLHSSGWDRPRIIHRGPSGYSDLAYNGDKDQFSCLMECGKESELEQIAFVSFSLNDVMQTGGRKEKR, encoded by the exons ATGGGAAACACGTCGTCGAAGGGAGACAGCGGAGAAGAACCTCCTAAAACAACTTTGTTTGAAAGGGAGCCAAGTGGGATAACATACAGAATCCCTGCTCTCGTCTATCTGAGGCACTGTCACACCTTCCTCGCCTTTGCAGAGAAGAGATCCTCACCCTGTGACAATGACGCCAAAATTTTCGTTATGAGGAGAGGCACCCTGAAAGAGGATGGATCCATGCAG tggtcGTCCAGTCAGGAGCTGTCTTCGGTGTGCCTGCCAAACCACCGCACTATGAATCCTTGCCCGGTGTatgaaaaaaacaccaaaacgctctatttgtttttcatctgtgtGTGGGGCACAACCACGGAAGCGAAGCAGATCCTGACAGGTAAGAACAAGACTCGTCTTTGCTACGTCAGCAGCCGAGACGACGGCCAGACTTGGAGCCAAGTGACAGACTTAACTGACAGCGTGATCGGCGAGGCCATTCACAAGTGGGCCACATTCGCCGTGGGCCCCGGCCACGGTGTTCAGCTTGAGAACGGCCGACTGATCATCCCTGCGTACGCCTACTACATTCCTTACAGATGCTGCTCCTTCCCCATCCCTTGCACAGTCTACCCACGTGCACTGTCAGTATATAGCGAGGACTTTGGACAGACGTGGCACATAGGTAAGATGCTGCGGAAGAAGTCGTGCGAATGTGAAATGGCCGAGATCATAGACCACGAGGGCAGGAGCCACCTCTACTGCAATGCTCGTAATGCCGGGGGCCACAGGTGTGAGGCTCTCAGTGAAAACAGCGGCGTCTACTTCGACAAGCCCCACATGGCCCCGGAGCTGGTGGAAACGCGCTACGGATGTCAGGGAAGCATCATCGGCTTTCCCGCGCCGGAATTTGTCCCAAACGACGACGCGGAAAGCAAAGCCTGCGGCACGTCGCTCCTGTCACCAGACACGCAAACCTGGCTCCTCTTCATGCACCCGACGAGCAAGTCCAGAAGAAGGGACATGGGTGTGTATTTGAACCGATCCCCCCTGCACTCATCCGGATGGGACAGACCCAGGATCATCCACAGGGGGCCCAGCGGCTACTCGGACCTGGCTTACAACGGGGACAAGGATCAGTTTTCGTGCCTGATGGAGTGCGGGAAAGAGAGTGAACTCGAGCAGATTGCCTTCGTGTCGTTCTCCCTTAATGATGTCATGCAGACAGGCGGCAGGAAAGAAAAGCGTTGA